Proteins encoded within one genomic window of Balaenoptera ricei isolate mBalRic1 chromosome 10, mBalRic1.hap2, whole genome shotgun sequence:
- the TUBA1B gene encoding tubulin alpha-1B chain: protein MRECISIHVGQAGVQIGNACWELYCLEHGIQPDGQMPSDKTIGGGDDSFNTFFSETGAGKHVPRAVFVDLEPTVIDEVRTGTYRQLFHPEQLITGKEDAANNYARGHYTIGKEIIDLVLDRIRKLADQCTGLQGFLVFHSFGGGTGSGFTSLLMERLSVDYGKKSKLEFSIYPAPQVSTAVVEPYNSILTTHTTLEHSDCAFMVDNEAIYDICRRNLDIERPTYTNLNRLISQIVSSITASLRFDGALNVDLTEFQTNLVPYPRIHFPLATYAPVISAEKAYHEQLSVAEITNACFEPANQMVKCDPRHGKYMACCLLYRGDVVPKDVNAAIATIKTKRSIQFVDWCPTGFKVGINYQPPTVVPGGDLAKVQRAVCMLSNTTAIAEAWARLDHKFDLMYAKRAFVHWYVGEGMEEGEFSEAREDMAALEKDYEEVGVDSVEGEGEEEGEEY, encoded by the exons ATG CGTGAGTGCATCTCCATCCACGTTGGCCAGGCTGGTGTCCAGATCGGCAATGCCTGCTGGGAGCTCTACTGCCTGGAACACGGCATCCAGCCTGATGGCCAGATGCCAAGTGACAAGACCATTGGGGGAGGAGATGACTCCTTCAACACCTTCTTCAGTGAGACAGGCGCTGGCAAGCATGTGCCCAGGGCAGTGTTTGTAGACCTGGAACCCACGGTCATTG ATGAAGTTCGCACTGGCACCTACCGCCAGCTCTTCCACCCTGAGCAGCTCATCACAGGCAAGGAAGATGCTGCCAATAACTATGCCCGCGGTCACTACACCATTGGCAAGGAGATCATTGACCTCGTCTTGGACCGAATTCGGAAACTG GCTGACCAGTGCACAGGTCTTCAGGGCTTCTTGGTTTTCCACAGCTTTGGCGGGGGAACTGGTTCCGGGTTCACCTCCCTGCTGATGGAACGTCTCTCTGTCGATTATGGCAAGAAGTCCAAGCTGGAGTTCTCCATTTACCCAGCCCCTCAGGTTTCCACAGCTGTAGTTGAGCCCTACAACTCCATCCTCACCACCCACACCACCCTGGAGCACTCTGATTGTGCCTTCATGGTAGACAATGAGGCCATCTATGACATCTGTCGTAGAAACCTCGATATTGAGCGCCCAACATACACTAATCTTAACCGCCTTATTAGCCAGATTGTGTCCTCCATCACTGCTTCCCTGCGATTTGATGGAGCCCTGAATGTTGATCTGACAGAATTCCAGACCAATCTGGTGCCCTATCCCCGCATCCACTTCCCTCTGGCCACATATGCCCCTGTCATCTCTGCTGAGAAAGCCTACCATGAACAGCTTTCTGTAGCAGAGATCACCAATGCTTGCTTTGAGCCAGCCAACCAGATGGTGAAATGCGACCCTCGCCATGGTAAATATATGGCTTGCTGCCTGTTGTACCGTGGTGACGTGGTTCCCAAAGATGTCAATGCTGCCATTGCCACCATCAAGACCAAGCGCAGTATCCAGTTTGTGGACTGGTGCCCCACTGGCTTCAAAGTTGGCATTAATTACCAGCCTCCCACTGTGGTACCTGGTGGGGACCTGGCCAAAGTACAGCGAGCTGTGTGCATGCTGAGCAACACCACAGCCATCGCTGAGGCCTGGGCTCGCCTGGACCACAAGTTTGACCTGATGTATGCCAAGCGTGCCTTTGTTCACTGGTATGTGGGTGAGGGCATGGAGGAAGGAGAGTTTTCTGAGGCCCGTGAGGACATGGCTGCCCTTGAGAAGGATTATGAGGAGGTTGGTGTGGATTCTgttgaaggagagggagaggaagaaggagaagagtaCTAA